Within the Marixanthomonas sp. SCSIO 43207 genome, the region ATCAATCAACCTTTCAAACACCGCTTGTTAAAATCACATTTAAAAACAGTTTTTAATGCTATTATGGTGCGTTAATTTGAAATTTATTGACTAATAAGCAAACTAAATTCAGTTTTTTTAACATTATTTTAAAAACTGCATCAATAATGTGTGCGTAGGTCTAGTAAAGGTTATTAAACTAAAACAGACTTATTATGGAAAAAAACAAAATTAAAGTTCACGATGTTAAGCCTATTCGTAGCAACCGAAGACGCTTTTTAAAACTGAGTGGTGCAGCAGCATTAGGTACAAGTCTTTTAATGATGGGCTGTAGTGATGATGATGATATGCCACCACCTCCCGATTCTGTTTTTGATTTAGGAACCGGTGATGTAGGAGTTTTAAATTATGCGTATGCACTTGAGCAATTGGAAGCAGATTTTTATGACAAAGTTGTAAATGATTCCAACTTTAACGCTACGTTTAATGAAAACGAACGTCAAATATTAATAGACCTATACAACCACGAAGTAATTCACAGAGATTTTTTTAATACCGCTATTAGTGCGGCTGTACAAAATCAAAACCAAGTGTTACCTACTTTAGAGTTTGACTACGGAAATTTAGATTTCGGAAATAGAGAACAAGTACTTACCACTTCTCGAGATCTTGAAGATACAGGTGTTGCAGCTTATAATGGAGCCGGAAAATTAATTTCAAATGCAGGTTATTTACTTGTGGCAGGAAAAATTGTTTCGGTTGAAGCAAGACACGCTGCTGCCATTAGAGATTTATTAAATCCAGGATCTACAGATTTTGCAGGTGATGATATCGTAAGTCCTGAAAATGGTTTAGGTAGAGCTTTAGACCCAGTTGACATTGTTGACATTGCGGGACAATTTATTACTACTCCGTTTACCTATATGGAACAAGGAATAGGATAAGGAATAGGATAAGCGATTAACAAACCATTTTAATTTAAAAAACAACATTATGAATATTTTAAAAATATTAGAAAACCTTTCAGATAAAGAGGTTCTTTCTCAAAAAGGATCAAGAAGGGATTCATTTCAACAATTTAAGAATGTAGGTAAAAATATGGCTTTGGCATCCATTCCATTTGGATTGGCTGCAACAAGCTCAAAAACCAAAGCAGCTACAATGTCAATGGCATCGGCTGCACTTCAAGCAAACCCTACAGATGTTTTAAATTTTGCACTTACACTTGAGTATCTTGAACGCAATTTTTATAGAATGGGACTTGATACTGCAGGTTTAATTCCTTCAGAAGATCAAGCGGTGTTTCAGCAAATTTCACAACACGAAGATGACCACGTTGACTTTCTTTTAGCAGCATTGGGTGACGATGCTATTGAAGAACCAACTTTTGATTTTACAGGAGGTCCTGGTGGCTTGAGTTTAGACACATTTGACAATTACCAAACGTTTATAGCCCTCTCACAAGGTTTTGAAGATACTGGTGTGAGAGCTTACAAAGGACAAGCAGGTGCTTTAATTGATGATGATACATTGTTGACGTATGCACTGCAGGTTCACTCTGTTGAGGCGCGACATGCTTCACAAATACGAAGAATGCGTGGTGAAAAAGGGTGGATTACACAATCTCAAAACACTTTACCTAACGATTTTAACGCTGTTTATGGAGGAGAAACTCCAGAAAGCAATACCGTACAAGGCGGAGTAGATTTAGCAGGTATGTTTGGTAGCAATGGTGGTGATAATGGTGTTACCGAAGCTTTTGACGAACCCCTAACAATGGCCGAAGTAGTTGCTATCGCAAGTATATTTATAGAAAGCTAGTTTAATAATTCCTTTCACTAATACTGAGCCCGGTTTTGTAACCGGGTTTTTTCTTTTTAAAAGAAAATAGATTGAGCCAACCTAAACGTATTTGCGTGTGCATCTATGATGACTTTAATATCAGGAGAATAACCTCCACCCATAGATACTTGAACAGGAATTTCATAATCAAGTATCGTTTCAAAAACAAATTGATCACGCTCTTTACAACCATCTATGGTGCACTTTAAACGACCAAGTTTATCTGTTTCCAAAATATCTACTCCACTAAGGTAAAAGATGAAGTCAGGTTGTACATCTTCTATTAAGGAAGGTAAAGTTTCTTTCAGTTTTGATAAATAAAATGAATCGCCAGAACCATCGGGAACAGCAATATCAAGATCACTGGTTTCTTTTTTAAAAGGGTAATTTCCGGCACCGTGCATAGAAAAGGTAAAGACAGAATCATCATTTTTAAAAATCTCTGCAGTACCGTTGCCTTGATGTACATCTAGATCAACAATTAAAATTTTTTTGGCCAATCCTTTGCTTTGCAAGTACCGAGTAGCGATAGCTTGGTCATTAAAAATACAGAAACCTTCACCGTGATCTGTGTAGGAATGATGCGTGCCACCGGCAATATTCATAGCAATGCCGTTATTTAACGCAAACTCACAACCTTTCATAGTGCCATCTGCAATTATCTGTCCTCTAGTTATAAGTTTTTCTGAAAGTGGAAACCCAATTTTTCTAGCTTCTTTTTTAGGTAAAGTTAGCTTTTTAAGGTTGTTAACATATTCTTCTGTATGAACTTGTAAAATGTATTTTTCTAGAGGCAAACTAGGTTCAAAAAAGTTTTCCTCACTACAAGTTCCTTCATAGACTAATTGTTGCTGAAGCAAATCATACTTCTCCATAGGGAAGCGATGACCTTCTGGTAATGGATATTTATATATGGGGTGATACGCTATCTTGAGCATGTTATTTTTTATGAAGCATTAATTGAATGCGTTTTCTATCTACATCTACTTCCAATACTTTTACAATTACTTGTTGGTGTAAATGCACATGCTCGTTTACATCAGACACAAACGAATTGGATAAGTTTGAAATGTGAATAAGGCCACTTTCTTTTATACCAATATCTACAAAGGCGCCAAAATTTGTAATATTATTAATAATGCCAGGCAGCAGTTGTCCCTCTTCAAGATCGGTAATGGTTTTAATATTTTGGTTAAAGGTGAATACTTTGGCTTGCTCCCTGATATCAAGACCCGGTTTTTCCAATTCTTCAATAATATCTTCAAGCGTTGGTAATCCTACACTTTCGGTTTGATATTTATTTAGTTCTATTTTTTGAAGCCTATTTTTATTTCCAATTAATTCAGAAATAGTAACTCCTTGATTTTTTGCCATTTCTGAAACAATATCATAACGCTCAGGATGCACAGCAGAATCATCTAGCGGATTTGAACCTTCCTTAATTCTAAGAAAACCGGCAGCTTGTTGAAAGGCTTTTCCGCCTAGACGGGATACATTTTTAATCTCGTCTCTAGAGGTAAATGCACCATTTATATCACGGTGGTTAATGATGTTTACGGCTAATTTATCACCAATGCCCGAGACGTAGCTCAGCAATGATGCGCTTGCCGTATTTATATTTACTCCAACAGCGTTCACACAATTTTCTACAACCCGATCAAGAGAATTTTTAAGCTTGGTTTGGTCTACATCATGTTGATACTGCCCAACACCTATAGATTTGGCATCTATTTTAACCAATTCTGCTAGCGGATCTTGTAACCGCCGACCAATAGATATTGCTCCGCGTACAGTAACATCATAATTAGGAAACTCTTCGCGCGCAATTTTTGAAGCCGAATAAATTGAAGCACCTGCTTCACTTACCACAAAGACCTGTATATTTTTATCAAACTGAATACGGCGTACCAATTGCTCAGTTTCTCTAGAAGCGGTGCCATTACCAATAGCAATCGCTTCAATTTTGTGAGCGTTGACTAGAGTACTTATCTTTTTTATAGCTCCTTTTGCATCGTTTTTTGGAGGGTGCGGATAGATAGTTTCGTTATGTTCTAGCGCGCCTTGCGCATCGAGACAAACAATTTTACAACCGGTTCTGAACCCTGGATCGATAGCTAAAACTTTTTTTTCGCCTAAGGGAGAGCCTAATAAAAGTTGCTTCAAGTTTTTTGCAAATACTTGTATGGCGGTTGTATCTGCTTTTTCTTTGGCTGCATTTAAAACCTCACTAGAAAGCGCCGGAAATAATAATCGTTTGTAGGCATCTGCAATAGCTATTGAAATTTGTTCAGCACAAGCACCATTTGATTTTATAACTCTGCTCTCAATTTTGTAAAGCGCTTTTTCATTATCAATTTCAATTTTTAAACGAATAAAACCTTCATCAACAGCGCGTAAAATAGCTAATAATCTATGTGAAGGACACCTATTTAAAGCTTCGCTCCAGGAAAAATAATCTCTATATTTCTGAGCTTTTTCTTCTTCTTTTTTAGTTTTTATAACTTTGGTAGTAACTACAGCATGCCGGTCAAATTGGTTTCTGAGCATATCTCTTATGTCGGTTCGCTCGTTAATCCATTCTGCAATAATGTGTCTTGCTCCTTCTAGCGCATCTTCAACCGAAATAGAGTCTGATGTGTACTGTTCAGCAATAGAAAACACGTTAGAAGCATTTTGCGCCATAATAATTTTGGCAAGCGGTTCTAAGCCATTGTTGCGAGCAGTATCGGCTTTTGTTTTCCGTTTCTTTTTATACGGTAGGTATAAATCTTCTAAGGTAGCACTATCAGTAGTTTCTTTTATTTTTTTCTGAAGTACATCGGTAAGAATTTCTTGTTCTTCTAATGCTTTTAAAATAGTGGTTTTTCGCTTTTCTAGCGTTTCAAACTCTTCTTTATATGAAACAATATGACCTACCTCAACCTCATCTAGATTGCCAGTTTGTTCCTTTCGGTAGCGTGCAATAAAGGGAATAGTACAATCTTCATTTAATAAAGCAATAGTGTTTTGTATTGCCTTTTCGGGAAGTTGGGTTTTAGATTTTATGTAGTGAAGTAGCTGAGCCATATTTTAAAAATTAAAAAACCTCAAACACTTAGCTTGTAAACTCATTAAATAAGAGTCTGCTAGAAAGGTGTTTGAGGAGTATAAATTTGAAAGGTTAACTTATTGATTCGCCATTTTGAACACCATCAATATCTGGATTGACAAATGCTAGTTTACCTTCAGCAGTTTCAGTCATTAAAATCATTCCTTGGCTTTCTACACCACGTAATTTTCTAGGCGCTAGATTGACCAAAACAGTCACCTTCTTACCTATAACCTCTTCTGCTTTGTAACTTTCGGCAATTCCTGAAACAATAGTGCGTACATCGATACCCGTATCAACTTTTAATACCAATAACTTTTTGGTTTTTGGCATTTTTTCGGCTTCAATAATTGTTCCTACACGCATATCGAGTTTTGTAAAATCATCAAATTGAATGGTCTCTTTTTCAGGCTCTACCGTTTTATTCATAGCTTCGTTTGCTTTTTTGCTAGCTTCTAGCTTATCTAATTGTTTTTGAATTTGATCCTCTTCTATTTTACTGAAAAGAAGTTCACTTTTACCTATTTGGTGACCCGGTTTTAAAAGTTCGGTTTTGGAGTGTACATCATCCCAAACTAATTGTGAATCCAGATTTGAAAATGAAAGGATTGATTTTAATTTTTCTGAAGTAAATGGTAAAAAAGGCTCACTTAAAACCGAAAGTGCCGAAGCAATTTGCAATGCAACATACATAATGGTTTTGGTTCTAGCCTCATCGGTTTTTATCTTTTTCCAAGGTTCTTCATCTGCCAAGTATTTATTACCCAATCGTGCAACATTCATCAATTCTTGTTGTGCTTCTCTGAAACGATACCGCTCTATTGAACTGGCAATTACAGCAGGATAGGCTTGTAATTCTTTTAATGTTTGTTTGTCAACTTCAGAAAAAGCGGAAGCTTCGGGTACCGTACCGTCATAATATTTGTTTGTTAAAACAACAACGCGGTTTATAAAATTTCCGAAGATTGCTACCAACTCATTATTGTTTCTGGCCTGAAAATCTGCCCACGTAAAATCGTTGTCTTTTGTTTCTGGAGCGTTTGCGGTTAATACATAACGCAAGACATCTTGCTGATTTGGAAACTCCTCTAAGTATTCGTGTAGCCAAACAGCCCAGTTTTTACTCGTCGAAATTTTATTACCCTCTAGGTTTAAAAACTCATTTGCCGGAACGTTGTCAGGCAAAACATAGCTTCCTTCAGCTTTGAGCATGCTCGGGAAAATAATACAGTGAAAAACAATGTTGTCTTTACCAATAAAATGAAGCAGTTTAGAATCTTCATCTTTCCAATATGGTTTCCAGTCTTTTCCTTCACGTTCAGCCCATTCTTTAGTAGCCGAAATATACCCTATTGGAGCATCAAACCAAACGTATAAAACTTTTCCCTCTGCACCTTCAACAGGAACCGGAATACCCCAATCAAGATCTCGAGTTACAGCACGAGCGCGAAGACCATCATCAATCCAAGATTTACATTGGCCGTAGACGTTGCTTTTCCAGTCTTTTTTATGTTCTTTTAAAATCCACTCTTTTAGAAAACCTTCATATTGATCTAGTGGCAAAAACCAGTGGCGTGTTTCTTTTAAAATAGGCTTATTACCCGTTAAAGCACTTTTAGGGTTTATTAAATCTGTTGCGTTGTGTGAGGTGCCACAGTTTTCACATTGATCGCCATAACTTTCTTCAAAACCACATTTTGGGCAAGTTCCTACTACAAACCGATCTGCTAAAAACTGATTGGCTTCTTCATCATAAAGCTGCTTGGTTACTTCTTCAATAAATTTTCCTTCTTCATACAATTTCTTAAAAAATGCTGAAGCTGTTTTATGGTGTACATCTGCTGAAGTGCGAGAGTAATTATCAAATGAAATCCCAAAATCTTCAAATGATTTTTTAATAATTGCATGATATTTATCCACAACCTCTTGTGGTGTAATACCTTCTTTTTTGGCTTTTATGGTGATAGGAACACCGTGTTCGTCGCTTCCGCAGACAAAGACAACGTCTTTATTTTGCAAGCGCTGGTAGCGTGCATAAATATCTGCCGGCACGTAAACACCTGCCAAATGCCCAATATGAACGGGACCATTGGTATAAGGTAAGGCGGCGGTTATGGTATATCTTTTTGGAGTTGTTTGCATATTAAAATCCTTCATTTTCTTTGTGGAGGTGCAAAATTACGGATAAATGTATTAATTTGGATAGTATACATTTTTTTGATTACTGTTACGTATGATAACACCCAACTATTTAAAACCCGGAGATACAATTGCTATTGTTTCAACAGCCAGAAAAGTTTCAAAAGAAGAGCTAAAGCATGGCTTACAATTACTAAAAAAATGGGGTCTAAAACCTCTTTTTGGGAAGACTATTGAAGCTCAACTACATCAATTTGCTGGTGATGATGCGTTGAGAACAGAAGACTTTCAAGATATGCTAAACAATCCAGATGTAAAAGCTATTTGGTGTGCTAGAGGTGGTTACGGAACTGTAAGAATGGTTGATGGGCTAGATTTTTCGGTGATAAAAAAGCATCCTAAATGGATTGTGGGTTACAGTGATATTACTGTTTTACACTCGCACATTCATAACCTTGGTATAGAAACGATTCATGCTGAAATGCCTTCATTAACGCATAAAAGATCTGAAGAAACAGCAAATTCTATAAAAAAAGTGCTTTTTGGAGAGGAATATAAAATTTCATTTCCTTCAAAAGAAAAAGAATTAACTTTAATAGGAAAAGCATCTGGACAATTGGTAGGCGGCAATCTGTCTGTTTTGTATTCTATACTAGGAAGCAATTCTTCAGTAAGACCTGATGGAAAAATTCTTTTTATAGAAGACCTTGATGAATATTTATATCACATTGACCGTATGATGCAAAGTTTAAAACGTAGTGGTTTTTTACAAAACTTATCTGGATTGATAGTAGGTGGAATGAATGATATGAATGATAATACGGTACCTTTTGGAAAAACTGCCGAAGAAATTATTTTTGAAGCTGTTTCAGAATACGAGTATCCGGTTTGTTTTAATGCTCCTGCCGGTCATATAACCGACAATCGCGCTTTAATTATGGGAAGAAATATAACTTTGGAAGTGACAGAAACTAAAACGAGTCTTGTTTTCTAAAGGCTATTTTTCAATCTTATATTTTTTTGAATTGGATTTGATCAATAAATACGGAATGCCAATTAACAACGCAGTATAGAAAGATAGGGTTTCAATTTCAGGATGTGAAAACCACTTGGCTGCAAAATAACCAATGATCATTATTATGGCCATGCCAAACATAGCATTTCTAAAAACGGATGCAATTCCATCAACATCAACGTTGGCTTTTCTTCTTTTGATAGCGTATTGTAACCAGCCATTAAAAAATATAGCTTACCGTATTTAATCAGTATACCGAAGATGATAAAAAGGATGGCTATTTCAAACATTTATTTAATTGGTAAATATGTGAAAGAGTGCATCCCCTATATTATACCAAATTGATTTTTTTGTTTTTTCAAAATTAGGATCTTCAATCCAATATTCACATACATTACAAATAACTTGATTTTTATAAGTTATTTTTCCACTTAACCCATCCATCGAAGCGATTTCATCTTCATATCCAACTTTGTTTACAGTATTTGTCCATTCAACTTTTTCGGTCCGAACTTTATCAGATAAACATCGAGGACATCGTCTTTTCCCTTTTTTAGGTTCTTTTTTTGGATTAGTGGCGATTAGTTTATCAACTTTCTCTTTCGTAAAATTTTTTTTTATAAGGTGTCTTTTAATTTCTAATTGAGTGTCTTGCATATAGGTGTGAAGTTTGAATTTTGCAAAATATGCTAATTCATAGTCATCCAATTCATTCAAAAATGCTATTACTCTACTCATTATCAACTAAAAATAAAAAAAAATTCCCTTTTCAAGTGAAAAAGGAATTTTTATAATTAAAGCGTTTCTTTTAACCATTTAAAAAATTCTTGTTGCCAGACTAATGCATTTTGTGGCGTAAGTATCCAATGGTTTTCGTCTGGGAAGTATAATAACTTACTTTTTATTCCTAAAAGCTGTGCAGCTTGATAAGCACTTAATCCTTGTTCTATAGGTACTCGGTAGTCTTTTCCGCCTTGAATTATTAAAATAGGTGTATTCCAGTTTTTAACTTTTGTGATGGGGTTAAATTCATTGTATGCTTTTTGAGTTGTTTTGTTATTTTCATCCCAATAAGGTCCGCCAAAATCGTGGTTTACAAAAAATAATTCTTCTGTAGTTCCATACATACTTCTTGTATCAAAAACGCCGTCGTGAGCAATGAAAGACTTGAAACGGTTATTATGTATACCCGCTAAGTAAAAAACAGAATATCCGCCATAACTTGCGCCAACAGCTCCTAAA harbors:
- a CDS encoding LD-carboxypeptidase — encoded protein: MITPNYLKPGDTIAIVSTARKVSKEELKHGLQLLKKWGLKPLFGKTIEAQLHQFAGDDALRTEDFQDMLNNPDVKAIWCARGGYGTVRMVDGLDFSVIKKHPKWIVGYSDITVLHSHIHNLGIETIHAEMPSLTHKRSEETANSIKKVLFGEEYKISFPSKEKELTLIGKASGQLVGGNLSVLYSILGSNSSVRPDGKILFIEDLDEYLYHIDRMMQSLKRSGFLQNLSGLIVGGMNDMNDNTVPFGKTAEEIIFEAVSEYEYPVCFNAPAGHITDNRALIMGRNITLEVTETKTSLVF
- the metG gene encoding methionine--tRNA ligase, which codes for MKDFNMQTTPKRYTITAALPYTNGPVHIGHLAGVYVPADIYARYQRLQNKDVVFVCGSDEHGVPITIKAKKEGITPQEVVDKYHAIIKKSFEDFGISFDNYSRTSADVHHKTASAFFKKLYEEGKFIEEVTKQLYDEEANQFLADRFVVGTCPKCGFEESYGDQCENCGTSHNATDLINPKSALTGNKPILKETRHWFLPLDQYEGFLKEWILKEHKKDWKSNVYGQCKSWIDDGLRARAVTRDLDWGIPVPVEGAEGKVLYVWFDAPIGYISATKEWAEREGKDWKPYWKDEDSKLLHFIGKDNIVFHCIIFPSMLKAEGSYVLPDNVPANEFLNLEGNKISTSKNWAVWLHEYLEEFPNQQDVLRYVLTANAPETKDNDFTWADFQARNNNELVAIFGNFINRVVVLTNKYYDGTVPEASAFSEVDKQTLKELQAYPAVIASSIERYRFREAQQELMNVARLGNKYLADEEPWKKIKTDEARTKTIMYVALQIASALSVLSEPFLPFTSEKLKSILSFSNLDSQLVWDDVHSKTELLKPGHQIGKSELLFSKIEEDQIQKQLDKLEASKKANEAMNKTVEPEKETIQFDDFTKLDMRVGTIIEAEKMPKTKKLLVLKVDTGIDVRTIVSGIAESYKAEEVIGKKVTVLVNLAPRKLRGVESQGMILMTETAEGKLAFVNPDIDGVQNGESIS
- a CDS encoding DUF3784 domain-containing protein; its protein translation is MFEIAILFIIFGILIKYGKLYFLMAGYNTLSKEEKPTLMLMELHPFLEMLCLAWP
- a CDS encoding ferritin-like domain-containing protein yields the protein MEKNKIKVHDVKPIRSNRRRFLKLSGAAALGTSLLMMGCSDDDDMPPPPDSVFDLGTGDVGVLNYAYALEQLEADFYDKVVNDSNFNATFNENERQILIDLYNHEVIHRDFFNTAISAAVQNQNQVLPTLEFDYGNLDFGNREQVLTTSRDLEDTGVAAYNGAGKLISNAGYLLVAGKIVSVEARHAAAIRDLLNPGSTDFAGDDIVSPENGLGRALDPVDIVDIAGQFITTPFTYMEQGIG
- a CDS encoding ferritin-like domain-containing protein, with the protein product MNILKILENLSDKEVLSQKGSRRDSFQQFKNVGKNMALASIPFGLAATSSKTKAATMSMASAALQANPTDVLNFALTLEYLERNFYRMGLDTAGLIPSEDQAVFQQISQHEDDHVDFLLAALGDDAIEEPTFDFTGGPGGLSLDTFDNYQTFIALSQGFEDTGVRAYKGQAGALIDDDTLLTYALQVHSVEARHASQIRRMRGEKGWITQSQNTLPNDFNAVYGGETPESNTVQGGVDLAGMFGSNGGDNGVTEAFDEPLTMAEVVAIASIFIES
- a CDS encoding Tex family protein; this encodes MAQLLHYIKSKTQLPEKAIQNTIALLNEDCTIPFIARYRKEQTGNLDEVEVGHIVSYKEEFETLEKRKTTILKALEEQEILTDVLQKKIKETTDSATLEDLYLPYKKKRKTKADTARNNGLEPLAKIIMAQNASNVFSIAEQYTSDSISVEDALEGARHIIAEWINERTDIRDMLRNQFDRHAVVTTKVIKTKKEEEKAQKYRDYFSWSEALNRCPSHRLLAILRAVDEGFIRLKIEIDNEKALYKIESRVIKSNGACAEQISIAIADAYKRLLFPALSSEVLNAAKEKADTTAIQVFAKNLKQLLLGSPLGEKKVLAIDPGFRTGCKIVCLDAQGALEHNETIYPHPPKNDAKGAIKKISTLVNAHKIEAIAIGNGTASRETEQLVRRIQFDKNIQVFVVSEAGASIYSASKIAREEFPNYDVTVRGAISIGRRLQDPLAELVKIDAKSIGVGQYQHDVDQTKLKNSLDRVVENCVNAVGVNINTASASLLSYVSGIGDKLAVNIINHRDINGAFTSRDEIKNVSRLGGKAFQQAAGFLRIKEGSNPLDDSAVHPERYDIVSEMAKNQGVTISELIGNKNRLQKIELNKYQTESVGLPTLEDIIEELEKPGLDIREQAKVFTFNQNIKTITDLEEGQLLPGIINNITNFGAFVDIGIKESGLIHISNLSNSFVSDVNEHVHLHQQVIVKVLEVDVDRKRIQLMLHKK
- a CDS encoding histone deacetylase; the encoded protein is MLKIAYHPIYKYPLPEGHRFPMEKYDLLQQQLVYEGTCSEENFFEPSLPLEKYILQVHTEEYVNNLKKLTLPKKEARKIGFPLSEKLITRGQIIADGTMKGCEFALNNGIAMNIAGGTHHSYTDHGEGFCIFNDQAIATRYLQSKGLAKKILIVDLDVHQGNGTAEIFKNDDSVFTFSMHGAGNYPFKKETSDLDIAVPDGSGDSFYLSKLKETLPSLIEDVQPDFIFYLSGVDILETDKLGRLKCTIDGCKERDQFVFETILDYEIPVQVSMGGGYSPDIKVIIDAHANTFRLAQSIFF